From Campylobacter showae:
GCTACAAAGTCGGCACGGTTTTTGCCAAAAGCGAGGTCGAGAGCCTGGATAAATTACACAAGATCGCGGGGCGCGAGGATTACGTGCTGGCGTGGTGGGACTATGGCTATCCGATCCGCTACTACGCGGACGTCAAGACCCTCATCGACGGCGGCAAGCACCTAGGCAGGGATAACTTTGCCGTGAGCTTTGCGCTAGCTAGCAACCAGCGCATGTCGGCAAATATGGCGCGTCTGGAGGTCGAGTACACCGAGCGAAATTTTAGCGAGAGATTCGGGTTAAATTTGAACCAAATGATGAAGGACTACAACGCCACGAGCGTAAATTCATTTTTGTATTCGCTAAACGGCAAGGATTTCCGCCCGCCGCAAAAAACACGCGAGATTTATTATTATCTGCCTGACTCCATGATCGATATCTTTAGCGCCGTTTTGCGCTTTTCAAACCTCGATCTAAACAGCGGCGAGGAGTATGGAGCGATATTTTATCCGGGCAAACCTTACTCGGTGGACGGCGATACGATAAATATCGGCGGAGGGTTTAGCGTATCGGGCGACGCGTCAAAAGTCTATATCGGCGAGCGCGAAATGCCCGTAAATACGTACTTTGAAACAAGTTACGACGAAAAGGATAAACTGGTCGTCAAAAAGCACGAGATGAACGCGGACGGTAAAATTTATCTCATTTTTATGAAGGATTACAGGCGGTTTTTGGTGCTTGACGAAGCGGTGCTAAACTCGGCCTACATACAGCTTTTCGTGCTCGAAAACTACGACAAAGAGTTGTTTGAGCCGGTCGTTTTAAACGGCGCGGTTAAAATTTATAGGTTGCTAAGATGAGGGCGGTAAATTTGATCAAGGCGCAGGTGTCCGCTAAATTTGCGATAGAGGTTTTTTAAATGGCTAAATTTGGATTTTTATCTCACGCCGATATGAGCATTTACTTTTTCCGCGCGCCGATCATGCGCGAGCTAAAGCGGCTCGGGCACGAGGTTTTTGCTATCGCGCCAAAGGGCGACTACACGGATAGGCTAAAAAGCGAATTTAACTGCGTGACATACGAGCTTGACCGCGCGAGCCTAAATCCTCTAACCGTGCTTGAAAACTCAAAAAAGCTCGCCGAGATTTTACGCGGGTTAAATTTGGATCTGCTACAAACCTCGGCGCACAAATCAAACGTGTTTGGCACCTTTGCCGCTAAAAAAGTGGGCATAAAGCGCGTGATAAATTTGGTTGAAGGGCTTGGCAGCTTTTATATCGATAACGACCTAAAAACCCGTCTAGTGCGCGCCGCGATCGAGACGCTTTATAAAAAAGCGTTAAAGATGAGCGACGGCTGCGTATTCGTAAACGAGGCCGATCCGGCGTATTTTCTAGCTCGCGGGCTGATTGCCGAAGAGAAAATTTTTAAGATAAAAAGCGTGGGCGTGGATACGCTCAAATTTGACGAAAATAGCGTGCTGGCCGCAAATTTAGGCGAGGATCTGCGCAGCAAAAAGATCGTGCTTATGATAGCGCGCGCGATGTGGCACAAGGGCGTGCGCGAGTTTTACGAGGCGGCAGAGCTTTTACGCGGGCGCGATGACTGCGCGTTCATCTTTGCGGGCGAAGGGTTTGAGGGAAACAAAAGTACAGCCGACGCGAAGTTTCTAACGGGCGGCGCCGTGCGGTATCTGGGCGCTAGAGACGACGTGCCCCAGCTTTTAAAGGCTAGCTATCTACTCGCGCTTCCAAGCTACAAAGAGGGCTTTCCCCGCACGGTTTTAGAGGCGATGAGTATGAGCCGTGCGGTCGTGGCTAGCGACGTAGCCGGCTGCAACGAGGCCGTGACGAACGGCTTTAACGGCCTGCTTTGCGAGGTAAAAAGCTCTGCGGATCTAGCCGCAAAGATAGAGATTTTGTTAAACGACGAAAATTTGGCCGCGCAAATGGGGCGAAACGGGCGGGAGCTTGCCGTGCGTGAGTTTGACGAGCGAGCGGTCGCGCGAAAATATATAGAAATTTATAGGAAATTTATCGATGTATAGAGCGTTTTTTAAGAGATTACTAGACATTTGCGGCGCGATTTTTTTGATCGTGCTGACGCTGCCGATTATGGCGGTCGTCGCGGTTTTGATATATTTTAAGGTTAGCAAGGACGTCATTTTTACGCAGGCGCGCCCGGGTTTGCACGCTAAAATTTTTAAAATTTACAAATTTAAAACGATGAGCGACGAGCGCGGCGCGGACGGCGAGCTGCTACCCGACGAGATGCGCCTAAACGGTATCGGCAAGACTATCCGAAGCCTCAGCCTTGATGAGCTGCCCCAGCTTTTTAACGTGCTAAAAGGCGATATGAGCTTCATCGGGCCTCGTCCGCTTTTGGTCGAATACCTGCCTCTTTACGACGCCGAGCAAGCGACCCGCCACGACGTGAGACCGGGTATCACGGGTCTAGCGCAGGTAAACGGCCGCAACGCGATCAGCTGGGCGGAGAAGTTTAAATTTGATGCGAGATATGTCCGCGAGCTTAGTTTTATGCTGGACGTGAAAATCGCGATTTTAACCGTGCAAAAGGTCTTAAAACGAAGCGGCGTGAGCAAAGAGGGTATGGCTACGACGGAGAAATTTAATGGCCGCAACTAAAATTTACGTTTACGGCTTTAGCGGGCACGGAGCCGTCGTCGCGGACGTGGCTAGAGCCTGCGGATACGGCGAGGTCGTGTTTTTAGACGATGCCAAATTTGACGGTAAAAGCGTCCTCAAATTTGACCCGAGTCTGGAAAAAGCCGACATGATCGTGGCTATCGGAGATAATAAAATCAGACGAATCCTGCAAGAAAGAGTAAAAAACGCCGACTTTCGCGTTGCACACTTGATCCATCCAGGTGCGGTAGTAAGCAAGAGCGCGCAAATAGGCGAGGGCGCGGTCGTGATGCCAAATGCCGTCATAAACGCGCGCGCGGTGATAGGCGAGGGTGCGATAATAAACACGGGCGCGATCATCGAGCACGACTGCGAGATCGGCGATTTCGCGCATATTAGCCCAAATGCGGCGCTAGCAGGCGGTGTGATAGTGGGGCAAAATACCCACGTAGGCATAGGTTCATGCGTCATCCAATGCGTAAAAATCGGCACAAACTGCATCATCGGAGCGGGCAGCGTCGTCGTAAGAGATATCGCAGACGGCAGCGTCGCCTACGGCAATCCAGCTAAAGTTAGGTGAAATTTGAGTTAAATTTGAGAGCCAAAATACCGCTCGTCAAATTTGCGCTCGTAATAATAAAACCGTCGCAAACTAAAAAAATAGATAAAATTTAGCCAAGTCCCATGCTGCGTCAAATTTGCAGTTCCAAAATACATTTTGACGCAAAATTTAACAAAATCCCCATTTTCTACGGCCTAAAAGCAAATTTAAACGAGTTTTTATAAAAATATTTAGATTTTAAGTGCTACAATGCGTAAATTTCTTTAAGGAATAATAATGCAAAGAATTTTCCTAAGCCCGCCACACATGAGCGGCAAAGAGCAAGAGTATATAAACGAGGTTTTTAAGAGCAACTATATCGCGCCGCTTGGCGAATACGTGAATAAATTTGAAGCAAGCGTGGCAAACTATGCGGGCGCGCCCGATGCGCTGGCGCTAAATTCCGGCACGTCGGCGATCCACTTGGCGCTAAGAGTGCTTGGTATCGGCGCGGGAGACGTAGTGCTAGCATCTACGTTTACCTTTATGGCGTCCGTTAGTCCGATACTTTATCAAGGCGCTACGCCCGTTTTTGTCGATAGCGACGAAAGCTGGAATCTAAGCCCCGAGCTACTAAAAAAGGCGATCGCAAATTCGCCTAAAAAACCAAAAGCGCTCGTCGTAACGCACCTTTACGGACAGGCGGCAAAGATGAAAGAGATCTGCGAGATCTGCGAACAAGAAAACATCGCCGTCGTCGAGGACGCGGCCGAGGCGCTGGGCGGCTTTTTGAACGGCAAAGCGCTGGGCACGTTCGGACGGCTGGGCGCATATAGCTTTAACGGTAACAAAATCATCACTACAAGCGGCGGCGGCATGCTAGTGGGCGAAAGAGATCTCGTCGAGAAGGCGAGATTTTATAGCACTCAAGCTAGAGAGCCGTTTTTGCACTACGAGCATAAAGACTACGGCTACAACTACCGCCTGAGCAACGTCCTAGGCGCGATCGGAACGGCGCAGATGGAGGTGCTCGAGCAGCGCGTGATGAAAAAACGCGAAATTTTTGAAAAGTACAAAAAAGAGCTTCCCGAGCTTGAGTTTATGCCTGAGATAGCAAATTCCCGCGGCAACCGCTGGCTAACGACCGCTCTGTTTAAAGAAAAAGGCGCGCATCTACGCGTGATAGAGGCGCTTGCGAAGGAAAATATAGAAAGCCGTCCGCTTTGGAAGCCGATGCATATGCAGCCTGTGTTTGAGGGGGCGCTAGCGTTCACGGACGGTACTAGCGAAGATATGTTTGCACGCGGTATCTGCCTGCCTAGCGGCACTGCGATGGGGGACGAAGAATTTGCGCGAGTAGTAAAAATCGTAAAGGAAAATTTATAAATGTTTAAGGCGACGAAGCTAAAGCGGCTTGCGTTTTTTCTGGGCTTTGACGTCGCGATATTCGTCGCGTCGTTTTATCTGGCGTATTTGCTTAGATTTAGCGGCGTGCTGCCTGATTATTTTAGAGGCGGACTGGTCGCAGGCTGCGCTACGATGGTGGTTTTAAAGCTATTTTTCATGTGGCTTTTTAAAATTTACAAGGTGCCGTGGAGATTTTTTGGACTAAACGAAGCGAGGAAAATTTTCCTCGTTCATCTTTGCGCGATCGTTTGCTTTTGGATCGTTTATTTTGCGGCGCCTAGTCTTTTTAATCCGTTTCCGCGAAGCGTGATTTTTATCGACGCCGTTATCTCGTGCCTGCTAATCGGAAATTTAAGGATCGCCAAGCGTATGTTTTTAGACTTTTCTAAAAAGCCGCACACGGGCGAGCCTTGCGTAGTTATCGGCGCTACGTCAAAGGCGCTTCACGTTTTAAAGGGGCTTAGGCAGGGCTATATCGATCTATATGCCGTGGGCGTGGTAGACGGCAGGAGCGATCTAGTCGGCACTTACTGCGACGGATTTTTAGTGCAACCAAAGAGCCAAATCGCAAATTTGATCAAAGAGTACAACGTAAAAACCGCTATCATCGCGCTAGCACTCGGTCAAGACGAGCTGGCGGAGCTTTTTGACGAGCTTACGGCTTACGGTATCCGCGATATTAAGATCTTCTCGATGTTTGGTACGGGCAAGGACGCGATCAAAGATATCTCGATCGAGGATCTGCTAGCTAGAAAGCCAAAAGACCTAGATAGCACTGCGGTGGAGAAATTTTTAGGCGGTAAGGTCGTTTTGGTCACGGGAGCCGGCGGCAGTATCGGTAGTGAAATTTGCAAGCAGTGCTTGAAATTTGGCGTTAGCAAGCTAATCATGATCGATCACAGCGAGTTTAATCTCTATAAAATCGGCGAGATAACCCACAGCGACAAAACCGTGAGCAAGATGATAAATATCGTAAACGAAGCGGACTTGCGCACGGTGTTTGAGGAGTTTAGGCCGCAGATCGCGATCCATGCCGCAGCCTATAAGCACGTGCCGCTTTGCGAAGCAAACCCGAAGGCTGCTGTCGTAAATAACATAATAGGCACTAAAATTTTGATCGATTTATCTATCGAATACGGCGTTAGCAAGGTCGTGATGATCTCATCGGATAAGGCTGTGCGCCCGACTAATATCATGGGTGCGACTAAGCGCGTGTGCGAGCTTTACGCGCTAAACTCGAATTTGCCTGCTAAAACCGAGATAGTCGCAGTGCGTTTTGGCAACGTGCTAGGCTCAAGCGGCAGCGTAATACCGAAATTTAAAGAACAAATCGAAAATAATAAACCGCTAACCGTCACGCACCCTGACATCACGAGGTATTTTATGCTGGTTTCCGAGGCCTGTCAGCTCGTGCTTCAGGCCGCCTCGATAGCAAAGGGCGGCGAGCTTTTCGTGCTTGATATGGGCGAGCCGATAAAGATCGCCGATCTAGCTAAAAAGATGCTGATTTTATCAAACAAAGAACACCTGGGCGTCGAATTCGTCGGTCTTCGTCCGGGCGAGAAGCTTTATGAGGAGCTTTTAATCAACAAAGACGACGTAAAAACCGAGTTTCAGTCTATTTTCGTGACGCACTCTAGCAAATACGACGTGGCTAAACTAAATGAACAAATCAAAAATTTAACGCACGCGGACGACGTTGCAGCGGGGCTAAAAGAGATCGTGCCGGAGTTTAATCACGCTCTAAATAAGGAATAAATTTGACGTTACAAGATATACAGAGGTTTTCAGAGTTAAGATACAAGGCTAGAGCCTATATATGCTATCTTTTTAGTAAAAATTTGCCAAATAGGCTGCCTGGAGTAAACGCCGAGTCGATAAAAAGCGGCTTTGATAAAATGGCGCACGAGATAGAGGGCTTTGACGCGTTTTACGTGCTTGACGCAAACGGCGTGCAAATAGGCGACGCCGTGAGTCTAAACGAAAAATACAAAGCCGGCGGCGGCGAAAACTGCAGCAATAAGTCTTATTATTACACCGCGGTACGTGAAAAGCGCTGCGTGCTAAGCGACCCGTACCCGTCCTCGCTCACGGGCGAGCTGTGTGTGACAGCGTCCACTCCGATATATGACGATAAGGGCGAGCTAAAATTCGTCGCTTGTATCGACGTTTCGCTAGAAAATATCCTAGCCATCGTCTCCCACGGCAAGCTAGAGAGCTACTTTGGCAAATTTCTAAAGGTCGTTTACGCCGCGTTTTCGGTCGCGCTTTTTATCATAGCCTTGTTTTTGTTCGCCGACGCGCTCAAGGGGCTTTTGGCTAACGATCTTTTAAATATCGAAGTAGAAAAGATGTTTGAGCACACGATCGTGCTGACGCTGGCGCTTGCGATCTTTGATCTGGTTAAAGCGATATTTGAAGAAGAGGTGCTGGGTAAAAGCAAGCGCGGCGAGGATATGGAAAATAAAACGATGATTAGATTTATCGGCTCGATCATCATCGCGCTTGCGATCGAGGCGCTGATGCTCGTGTTTAAATTTGCCATCACGGCGCCCGATCACATCATAAATGCGATCTATCTAATCGGCGGCGTTGCGATGCTGATGATCGCGCTTAGCGTTTATCTTTTTGCAACCAAGCAAAGGAGCTCGCATTGATCGGCATTATCGACTACGGCGCGGGAAATTTAAGAAGCGTGTTAAACGCGTTTGAAAGTTTAAATTTAAAGGCTCGGCTAGCGGTTCGCGGCGAGGAGTTAGTTAAATTTGACAAGATAATCTTGCCCGGCGTCGGGGCTTTTGGCGAAGCGATGCAAAAGCTAAAAGATAGAGACTTTATCCCCGCGATAAAAGAAGCCGCGGCCGGCGGAAAGCCGTTTTTAGGCATTTGTCTGGGTATGCAGCTGCTTTTTGAGCAAAGCGAGGAGTTTGGCGTAAACGAGGGGCTCGGGCTCGTAAAAGGGCGAGTGGTTAAATTTGACCCGTCTAAATTTGACGCGCCGCTAAAGGTGCCTCACACGGGTTGGAATACGATAAATTTTACCAAGCAAACGCCGATAAATAAGGATCTGGCGGCTAGCGAGTATTTGTATTTCGTGCACTCTTATCACGTAGTTTGCGAGGACGATGCGGCGCTTGGCTTTAGCGAATACGGCTATAAATTCGTAAGCGCGGTGCGTAAAGATAACATTTTCGGCTTTCAGCCGCACCCCGAAAAGAGCTATGAGACGGGGCTAAAAATTTTACGAAATTTCGGAGAGATGTGATGGAAATTTTCCCTGCGATAGATCTAAAAGAGGGCAAGGCGGTTCGGCTTTTTAAAGGCGAGATGAGTAGCGCCAAAATCTACTCGGACGCGCCGTGGGAGCTAGCCAAAAGGTTTGAAGATATGGGCGCAAAGTGGCTTCACGTCGTCGATCTTGACGGAGCGTTTGCGGGCGAAGCGGTAAATCTAAAAACCGTAGAAAAGATCGCAAAAGCCGCAAATTTACAAATCCAAATCGGCGGCGGGATACGCGACGAAGCGCGAATAAAAAGCTACCTTGATAGCGGCATAACGCGCGTTATCTTGGGCTCGGTAGCGCTAAAGGATCCAAATTTTACTAAAGAAATGGCGCAAAAATACCGCGTCGCCGTCGGCATAGACGCTAAAGATGGCTTCGTTGCCGTGCAAGGCTGGGCGGAGGTGTCGCAGATGAGGGCGACCGAGCTAGCGCATAAATTTGCCGGAGCCGGAGTCGAAGCGGTAATCTGTACCGATATCTCAAAAGACGGCACCCTTAGCGGCGTGAACGTTGAGTTTACCTCGCAAATCGCAAAGGCAAGCGGTATAAATACGATCGCAAGCGGCGGCGTAAAAGATATCTCTGATATCGAGGCGCTAATGCGCGCGGGAGACGTTTACGGCGCGATCGTGGGCAAGGCGTACTACGAAGGGACGCTCGATCTAAAAGAGGCTTTTAAACTGGGCCGCTAAAATTTTAAAGTAAATTTAAATATAAAATTTGCTAGAATTGGACATTTTTTAAAAAAGGATACGATTGTGAAAATATTAGTAGTCGACGACAGCTCTACTATGAGAAGAATTATAAAAAACACCCTACAAAGGCTTGGGCATCAAGAAATTTTAGAGGCCGAGCACGGAGTCGAAGCATGGCAAATTTTGGGTCAGCACAGCGATATAAACGTGCTTATTACCGACTGGAATATGCCTGAAATGAACGGCCTTGAGCTCGTAAAAAAGGTCCGCGCCGAGGCAAAATACGTCGATATGCCTATCATCATGGTAACGACCGAGGGCGGTAAAGCCGAGGTCATCACCGCGCTAAAAGCAGGCGTCAATAACTACATCGTAAAGCCGTTTACGCCGCAAGTTTTAAAAGAAAAACTTGAAGACGTCTTGGGCTAAAAGAGCGTAAATTTGAAAGATAAATTTTACGAGCTTGAAGTTCTTTGCTCGCAGGAGCTTCGCGAGCTTTTCGAGGATCTCGTTTTTTCTTTGGGCGTTACTTGCACGCAGGAGACTGCCGGCGGGTTTATCGTCCGAGATGAAGACGAGCTAGACGAAGTGGAATTTGGCCTGCAAGAATACGCAAAATCTCTACAAAATGCGCTCGGCCGAGAGATCGAATTTAAGATAACAAAAAGCCAAAAAGAAAATAAAGACTGGTTAAACGAATACAAAAAAAACGTAAGACCGATAGAAATCGGTAAATTTTACATCCACCCAAGCTGGGAAGAGTCTAAAGGCGGGTTTGAAAATATTATCATCGACCCCGCTCTTGCCTTTGGCTCGGGTCACCATGAGAGTACGAGCGCTTGTATAGAGTGTCTGCAAAAATACGCCGCAAACGGCATGAGCGCGCTTGATGTGGGCTGCGGAAGCGGGATACTAAGCATCGCTCTAGCAAAACTAGGCTGCGTCACGGATGCCTGCGATACTGACGAGCAAGCAGTGCAAAGCTCGCAGAAAAACGCCAAACTAAATGGGGTTAAATTTAATCAAATTTGGACCGGTTCGGTGGCGAATTTAGGTAAAAAATACGACGTCGTCGTCGCAAATATAATCGCTGACGTGATACTAATGCTAAAAAATGATCTA
This genomic window contains:
- a CDS encoding PDC sensor domain-containing protein, whose translation is MTLQDIQRFSELRYKARAYICYLFSKNLPNRLPGVNAESIKSGFDKMAHEIEGFDAFYVLDANGVQIGDAVSLNEKYKAGGGENCSNKSYYYTAVREKRCVLSDPYPSSLTGELCVTASTPIYDDKGELKFVACIDVSLENILAIVSHGKLESYFGKFLKVVYAAFSVALFIIALFLFADALKGLLANDLLNIEVEKMFEHTIVLTLALAIFDLVKAIFEEEVLGKSKRGEDMENKTMIRFIGSIIIALAIEALMLVFKFAITAPDHIINAIYLIGGVAMLMIALSVYLFATKQRSSH
- the pglD gene encoding UDP-N-acetylbacillosamine N-acetyltransferase, translated to MAATKIYVYGFSGHGAVVADVARACGYGEVVFLDDAKFDGKSVLKFDPSLEKADMIVAIGDNKIRRILQERVKNADFRVAHLIHPGAVVSKSAQIGEGAVVMPNAVINARAVIGEGAIINTGAIIEHDCEIGDFAHISPNAALAGGVIVGQNTHVGIGSCVIQCVKIGTNCIIGAGSVVVRDIADGSVAYGNPAKVR
- the pglC gene encoding undecaprenyl phosphate N,N'-diacetylbacillosamine 1-phosphate transferase, whose product is MYRAFFKRLLDICGAIFLIVLTLPIMAVVAVLIYFKVSKDVIFTQARPGLHAKIFKIYKFKTMSDERGADGELLPDEMRLNGIGKTIRSLSLDELPQLFNVLKGDMSFIGPRPLLVEYLPLYDAEQATRHDVRPGITGLAQVNGRNAISWAEKFKFDARYVRELSFMLDVKIAILTVQKVLKRSGVSKEGMATTEKFNGRN
- a CDS encoding 50S ribosomal protein L11 methyltransferase is translated as MKDKFYELEVLCSQELRELFEDLVFSLGVTCTQETAGGFIVRDEDELDEVEFGLQEYAKSLQNALGREIEFKITKSQKENKDWLNEYKKNVRPIEIGKFYIHPSWEESKGGFENIIIDPALAFGSGHHESTSACIECLQKYAANGMSALDVGCGSGILSIALAKLGCVTDACDTDEQAVQSSQKNAKLNGVKFNQIWTGSVANLGKKYDVVVANIIADVILMLKNDLINLLKEGSYLVLAGVLDKYETRILEAFSSLKLVESQTKNEWKSFVFQKA
- the pglF gene encoding UDP-N-acetylglucosamine 4,6-dehydratase (configuration-retaining) → MFKATKLKRLAFFLGFDVAIFVASFYLAYLLRFSGVLPDYFRGGLVAGCATMVVLKLFFMWLFKIYKVPWRFFGLNEARKIFLVHLCAIVCFWIVYFAAPSLFNPFPRSVIFIDAVISCLLIGNLRIAKRMFLDFSKKPHTGEPCVVIGATSKALHVLKGLRQGYIDLYAVGVVDGRSDLVGTYCDGFLVQPKSQIANLIKEYNVKTAIIALALGQDELAELFDELTAYGIRDIKIFSMFGTGKDAIKDISIEDLLARKPKDLDSTAVEKFLGGKVVLVTGAGGSIGSEICKQCLKFGVSKLIMIDHSEFNLYKIGEITHSDKTVSKMINIVNEADLRTVFEEFRPQIAIHAAAYKHVPLCEANPKAAVVNNIIGTKILIDLSIEYGVSKVVMISSDKAVRPTNIMGATKRVCELYALNSNLPAKTEIVAVRFGNVLGSSGSVIPKFKEQIENNKPLTVTHPDITRYFMLVSEACQLVLQAASIAKGGELFVLDMGEPIKIADLAKKMLILSNKEHLGVEFVGLRPGEKLYEELLINKDDVKTEFQSIFVTHSSKYDVAKLNEQIKNLTHADDVAAGLKEIVPEFNHALNKE
- the hisH gene encoding imidazole glycerol phosphate synthase subunit HisH yields the protein MIGIIDYGAGNLRSVLNAFESLNLKARLAVRGEELVKFDKIILPGVGAFGEAMQKLKDRDFIPAIKEAAAGGKPFLGICLGMQLLFEQSEEFGVNEGLGLVKGRVVKFDPSKFDAPLKVPHTGWNTINFTKQTPINKDLAASEYLYFVHSYHVVCEDDAALGFSEYGYKFVSAVRKDNIFGFQPHPEKSYETGLKILRNFGEM
- the pglE gene encoding UDP-N-acetylbacillosamine transaminase — encoded protein: MQRIFLSPPHMSGKEQEYINEVFKSNYIAPLGEYVNKFEASVANYAGAPDALALNSGTSAIHLALRVLGIGAGDVVLASTFTFMASVSPILYQGATPVFVDSDESWNLSPELLKKAIANSPKKPKALVVTHLYGQAAKMKEICEICEQENIAVVEDAAEALGGFLNGKALGTFGRLGAYSFNGNKIITTSGGGMLVGERDLVEKARFYSTQAREPFLHYEHKDYGYNYRLSNVLGAIGTAQMEVLEQRVMKKREIFEKYKKELPELEFMPEIANSRGNRWLTTALFKEKGAHLRVIEALAKENIESRPLWKPMHMQPVFEGALAFTDGTSEDMFARGICLPSGTAMGDEEFARVVKIVKENL
- a CDS encoding chemotaxis response regulator CheY, with the translated sequence MKILVVDDSSTMRRIIKNTLQRLGHQEILEAEHGVEAWQILGQHSDINVLITDWNMPEMNGLELVKKVRAEAKYVDMPIIMVTTEGGKAEVITALKAGVNNYIVKPFTPQVLKEKLEDVLG
- the pglA gene encoding N,N'-diacetylbacillosaminyl-diphospho-undecaprenol alpha-1,3-N-acetylgalactosaminyltransferase, yielding MAKFGFLSHADMSIYFFRAPIMRELKRLGHEVFAIAPKGDYTDRLKSEFNCVTYELDRASLNPLTVLENSKKLAEILRGLNLDLLQTSAHKSNVFGTFAAKKVGIKRVINLVEGLGSFYIDNDLKTRLVRAAIETLYKKALKMSDGCVFVNEADPAYFLARGLIAEEKIFKIKSVGVDTLKFDENSVLAANLGEDLRSKKIVLMIARAMWHKGVREFYEAAELLRGRDDCAFIFAGEGFEGNKSTADAKFLTGGAVRYLGARDDVPQLLKASYLLALPSYKEGFPRTVLEAMSMSRAVVASDVAGCNEAVTNGFNGLLCEVKSSADLAAKIEILLNDENLAAQMGRNGRELAVREFDERAVARKYIEIYRKFIDV
- the hisA gene encoding 1-(5-phosphoribosyl)-5-[(5-phosphoribosylamino)methylideneamino]imidazole-4-carboxamide isomerase, producing the protein MEIFPAIDLKEGKAVRLFKGEMSSAKIYSDAPWELAKRFEDMGAKWLHVVDLDGAFAGEAVNLKTVEKIAKAANLQIQIGGGIRDEARIKSYLDSGITRVILGSVALKDPNFTKEMAQKYRVAVGIDAKDGFVAVQGWAEVSQMRATELAHKFAGAGVEAVICTDISKDGTLSGVNVEFTSQIAKASGINTIASGGVKDISDIEALMRAGDVYGAIVGKAYYEGTLDLKEAFKLGR